One genomic region from Saprospiraceae bacterium encodes:
- a CDS encoding DUF2116 family Zn-ribbon domain-containing protein codes for MSAKCIECGDKIAGRSDKKFCSDQCRSAYNNKLNSDSNNLMRNINNTLRKNRRILMEQNPDGKSKVTGDVLAKKGFKFDYFTNLYHTKNGHTYYFCYDQGYLPLDNDWYALVKRKEYIG; via the coding sequence ATGAGCGCCAAATGCATCGAGTGTGGTGATAAAATCGCCGGAAGATCTGACAAAAAATTTTGTTCAGATCAATGTCGTAGTGCCTATAATAATAAACTGAACAGTGATAGCAATAATCTGATGCGCAATATCAATAATACTTTGCGTAAAAACAGGCGCATTTTGATGGAGCAAAATCCGGACGGCAAAAGCAAAGTCACCGGTGATGTATTGGCCAAAAAAGGCTTTAAATTTGATTATTTCACCAATTTGTATCATACTAAAAACGGGCATACCTATTACTTCTGTTATGATCAGGGTTATTTGCCACTGGACAATGACTGGTATGCACTGGTCAAGCGGAAGGAATATATTGGCTGA
- a CDS encoding BrxA/BrxB family bacilliredoxin — protein sequence MYPIDLVKPMENELLQAGFESLTDEQEVEQALNDKSGTILLMVNSVCGCAAAHARPGVAMALKSSKIPEKLYTVFAGVDREATAKAREFLAPYPPSSPSIALFKDGELVHMIERYQIEGRNADIVAANLKMAFDTYC from the coding sequence ATGTATCCTATAGATTTAGTAAAACCCATGGAAAATGAACTGCTCCAGGCAGGTTTTGAGTCTTTGACTGACGAACAAGAAGTAGAACAAGCGCTCAATGATAAATCCGGTACCATTTTGCTCATGGTCAATAGTGTTTGTGGCTGTGCAGCAGCTCACGCTCGTCCGGGAGTTGCTATGGCGTTAAAATCATCCAAAATACCTGAAAAATTATACACCGTATTTGCTGGAGTGGATAGGGAAGCTACCGCCAAAGCGCGGGAATTTTTAGCTCCTTACCCCCCATCCTCTCCTTCCATAGCGCTGTTTAAAGATGGTGAGCTGGTTCATATGATAGAGCGTTATCAAATCGAAGGTCGCAATGCTGATATAGTAGCTGCCAACCTTAAAATGGCTTTTGATACTTATTGTTAA
- a CDS encoding glycosyl hydrolase, giving the protein MKLVPVLVFLCLSLCVFGQKKKSKTVSPAVMTATMPAVDTFKSDVFAGLNMRSIGPALVSGRITQVVVNPKKFSEYYVVTASGGIWKTINAGTTYTPIFDKYGSYSMGTLTMDPSNSAVLWLGTGENNNQRSIAYGDGIYKSEDAGKSWKNMGLKSSEHIGSIVVDPTNSDIVYVAVYGPLWSSGGERGIYKTIDGGKNWKSILNVSEHTGFNEIHMDPRNVNVLYACAHQRQRKVFTYIGGGPESAMYKSTDAGATWNKVGGGFPSGKDLGRIGMAISPANPDMVYAIVEGDETGVYRSMDRGASWEKRSSYQTSGNYYQELFCDPINPERLWSANTFLMVSDDGGKNWHQFGEKNKHVDNHHVWIDPTNTDHTLVGCDGGLYESWDDGKNWQFKPNLPITQFYKVSVDYALPFYNVYGGTQDNFSLGGPSRSTSANGVTNSDWYITCGGDGFESQADYEDDNIVYAQSQYGGLVRFDKRSGEQTDVRPIEFQNDSAYRWNWDAPLLISQHDHKRLYFAANKVFRTDDRGDSWRVVSPDLTGNVDRNKLEVMGKIWSVDAVAKNGSTDIYGNIVALAEAKQDENILWAGTDDGLIHLTTDGGAHWTKLNAVNGAPAQSYVNQIITSLHDKNTAYVAFNHHRYGDFKPYLFKTTDMGKTWTSIVTNLPERGSVYTIAEDHIDPNLLFVGTEFGLFVTVNGAKTWTQIKNGLPTIAVRDLEIQRRENDLVLATFGRGYWILENYAILRNFDKNILTKDAHIYPTKEALMYNPWYPLGLRDKGFQGESYFTSPNPLPGVSVVYNVKEDIKTLKEKRTEAEKEKIKKGEPVYYPSIESLRLEDNEPDPYVLATITDETGEIVRRIKLPAKKGSKQFYWDLRSAPVSAVNVSESESTNPFTSREKGYPVLPGNYTVRLSKFENGVYSNLGDKAIIKAVPLNNASIKAEDKVAVDAFNKQVAEMRRVSSMSQRYYGDLMNKLKFIKAAYLQTPRLPLTVNTDAQALEDRLKKVGIEMNGDQTKSSREFETEPGINSRVFSIIGSLWDISGGPTGTMLKTYQETNQDLDKVVNEINTINAEIAKLETLLEQAGAPYTPGRMPSIKRP; this is encoded by the coding sequence ATGAAACTCGTCCCAGTGTTGGTCTTTTTATGTCTATCCCTTTGCGTTTTTGGCCAAAAGAAAAAATCAAAAACTGTCAGTCCTGCAGTCATGACCGCTACGATGCCTGCAGTCGACACTTTTAAGTCCGATGTATTTGCTGGTCTCAATATGCGTAGCATAGGCCCTGCACTCGTATCAGGCCGCATCACTCAGGTGGTAGTCAATCCTAAAAAGTTTAGTGAATATTATGTAGTAACCGCCTCGGGTGGAATCTGGAAAACCATCAACGCAGGCACGACCTATACCCCAATCTTTGATAAATATGGGTCCTATAGCATGGGTACCCTTACCATGGACCCTTCTAACAGCGCAGTACTTTGGCTGGGTACCGGCGAGAATAATAATCAACGATCTATCGCCTATGGGGATGGTATCTACAAGTCGGAAGACGCCGGAAAATCGTGGAAAAATATGGGCCTCAAAAGCTCAGAGCATATCGGAAGTATCGTAGTAGATCCGACCAACAGTGATATCGTATATGTAGCCGTTTATGGTCCTCTCTGGAGTAGTGGCGGGGAACGTGGCATCTATAAAACCATCGATGGTGGCAAGAACTGGAAGTCTATTCTGAACGTAAGTGAACATACAGGCTTCAATGAAATCCATATGGATCCCAGAAATGTCAATGTACTCTATGCCTGCGCTCATCAGCGGCAAAGAAAAGTATTTACCTATATCGGCGGAGGGCCAGAGTCAGCCATGTATAAAAGCACAGATGCAGGTGCTACCTGGAACAAAGTGGGAGGTGGATTTCCTTCAGGCAAAGACCTGGGTCGTATCGGTATGGCTATCTCTCCTGCCAACCCTGATATGGTCTATGCTATAGTCGAAGGCGATGAAACCGGGGTTTACCGAAGTATGGATCGTGGGGCCAGTTGGGAAAAAAGAAGCAGCTATCAAACAAGTGGCAATTACTACCAGGAATTATTCTGTGATCCTATCAACCCTGAAAGACTGTGGAGTGCCAATACTTTTCTCATGGTCTCCGATGATGGAGGAAAAAACTGGCATCAGTTTGGTGAAAAAAACAAACACGTAGACAATCACCATGTATGGATAGATCCAACCAATACAGATCATACCCTGGTTGGTTGCGATGGAGGTCTGTACGAATCCTGGGATGATGGCAAAAACTGGCAATTCAAACCCAATCTGCCCATCACACAATTTTATAAAGTCTCCGTGGACTATGCGCTTCCGTTCTATAATGTGTATGGAGGTACTCAGGATAATTTTTCACTGGGTGGGCCTTCGAGATCGACCAGTGCCAATGGAGTAACCAATAGTGACTGGTATATCACTTGTGGAGGAGACGGGTTTGAATCACAAGCCGACTATGAAGATGATAATATCGTCTATGCTCAATCGCAGTACGGCGGACTAGTCCGTTTTGACAAACGAAGCGGGGAACAAACTGATGTCAGACCTATCGAATTTCAAAATGATTCAGCATATCGATGGAATTGGGATGCTCCCTTACTCATCTCTCAACACGATCATAAAAGATTATACTTCGCTGCCAATAAAGTCTTTCGGACTGATGATCGAGGTGATAGTTGGAGGGTAGTCAGCCCCGACCTTACAGGCAATGTCGATCGCAATAAACTTGAGGTGATGGGCAAGATATGGAGCGTGGATGCTGTGGCTAAGAATGGCAGTACGGATATATATGGCAATATTGTTGCATTAGCGGAAGCCAAGCAGGATGAAAATATCTTGTGGGCGGGTACAGACGATGGCCTCATCCACCTCACGACCGATGGTGGAGCACATTGGACCAAACTCAATGCTGTCAATGGAGCACCAGCGCAATCGTATGTCAACCAAATCATCACCTCGCTGCATGATAAAAACACGGCTTATGTCGCCTTTAACCACCATCGATATGGGGATTTTAAACCTTATCTGTTTAAAACGACAGATATGGGAAAAACCTGGACCTCCATCGTGACCAACCTTCCGGAAAGAGGCAGTGTATACACCATAGCTGAGGACCATATAGATCCAAATCTACTGTTCGTAGGTACCGAATTTGGTTTATTCGTCACTGTCAATGGAGCTAAAACCTGGACTCAGATCAAAAATGGCTTGCCTACCATAGCGGTAAGAGACCTGGAGATTCAACGACGGGAGAATGACCTGGTACTCGCAACCTTTGGTCGTGGATATTGGATACTTGAAAACTATGCTATCCTTAGAAATTTTGACAAAAACATCTTGACCAAGGATGCCCATATCTATCCTACCAAAGAAGCTTTGATGTACAACCCCTGGTATCCTCTTGGCCTGCGAGACAAGGGATTTCAGGGCGAGTCCTATTTTACCTCACCCAATCCCCTGCCTGGTGTGAGTGTCGTATATAATGTCAAAGAAGACATCAAGACACTGAAAGAAAAACGAACAGAAGCTGAAAAAGAAAAAATTAAAAAAGGGGAGCCGGTTTATTACCCAAGTATTGAAAGCCTGCGCCTGGAAGATAATGAACCCGATCCCTATGTGCTCGCCACGATCACTGATGAGACAGGGGAGATCGTCCGTCGGATCAAACTGCCCGCAAAAAAAGGTAGCAAACAATTTTATTGGGACCTGCGCTCAGCTCCGGTCAGCGCTGTCAATGTATCCGAATCAGAAAGCACCAACCCTTTTACAAGTAGAGAAAAAGGGTATCCTGTATTGCCGGGAAATTATACCGTACGATTGAGCAAATTTGAAAATGGTGTCTACTCCAACCTGGGAGATAAGGCTATCATCAAGGCGGTGCCTCTCAACAATGCCAGTATCAAGGCCGAGGACAAAGTGGCTGTAGATGCCTTCAACAAACAAGTCGCCGAAATGAGAAGGGTGTCCAGTATGAGCCAACGATATTATGGCGACCTGATGAACAAACTTAAGTTTATCAAAGCAGCTTACTTACAAACTCCAAGATTGCCGCTGACTGTCAATACTGACGCGCAGGCTTTGGAAGATAGGCTCAAAAAAGTAGGAATAGAGATGAATGGCGATCAGACGAAATCTTCCCGCGAATTTGAGACAGAACCAGGCATCAACAGCAGGGTGTTTAGTATCATCGGCAGTTTATGGGATATTTCCGGTGGACCCACAGGAACCATGCTCAAAACTTATCAGGAGACCAATCAGGATCTCGACAAAGTAGTCAATGAAATCAATACCATCAATGCCGAGATAGCCAAACTGGAGACCTTACTTGAGCAAGCAGGTGCTCCTTATACACCAGGCAGAATGCCCAGCATCAAGCGACCTTGA
- a CDS encoding DUF2207 domain-containing protein — protein sequence MNRSALFLLLLWFSLDSAIAQDFIIKNFEVSIQIDRSGVINTHEKITVDFSAQKRGIIRNIPYQYTYQKKSYKANITSIAVKDQPSKITDQSGQKSIRIGDPDRYITGRQVYDITYKVKGPFITADTYDEFYWNITGNEWTAPIEKVNFDITLPDDIALDYADLKLYAGKTGSRADSGFIQQEGRHITGQNINILQPGEGLTIALKLPSGYIDPVNTVHLSESRTQEVMRKLKTQWPLAILPAILISLMVGWWNKMKTRFNPEPITEPQPYPPLDMNPAEVGAFFDHIVNDRDVISLLPYWAAQGFIKMEYDQRSEDTYLIKLQNLDEKHTAYEYTLFNKIFEGRLSVSLSSLRNNFHQTHAAVKSMIKQEIIDKELYDPEYRHWFKSWRSWIGITAFMVLAILCMALGYWLAGIFFIIGFIIGIILITTSQVLSQRGQLMHQKLKAFYAFLKGDQNQSLESVIKDDPNYFDKVYPYAVALKLDKSFITKVRPYIPQAPIWYGYYGMGMGQHHQTMNDFGTHFEPKEISSAFTSYPQPTVGSGGGSFGGGGGGFSGGGFGGGGGSSW from the coding sequence ATGAATAGATCAGCGCTCTTCCTTTTACTGCTTTGGTTCAGTCTTGATAGTGCAATTGCACAGGATTTTATAATTAAAAATTTTGAAGTTTCGATTCAGATTGATAGATCCGGAGTGATCAATACCCATGAGAAGATCACCGTGGACTTTAGTGCTCAAAAAAGGGGTATCATCCGGAATATTCCATATCAATACACCTATCAGAAGAAGTCCTACAAGGCTAATATCACCAGCATTGCGGTCAAAGACCAACCATCGAAAATAACGGATCAGTCCGGTCAAAAATCGATCCGTATTGGTGATCCAGATCGTTATATCACCGGCCGGCAGGTCTATGATATCACTTACAAAGTCAAAGGTCCGTTTATCACAGCGGACACTTACGATGAATTTTACTGGAACATCACTGGTAATGAATGGACTGCTCCCATTGAAAAAGTCAATTTTGACATAACCTTGCCGGATGACATCGCACTCGACTATGCCGATCTCAAACTCTATGCCGGCAAAACAGGTTCCAGGGCAGACAGTGGGTTTATTCAACAAGAAGGCCGCCATATCACAGGTCAAAACATCAATATTTTACAACCCGGAGAAGGTCTCACCATAGCCCTCAAACTTCCCTCAGGATATATCGATCCAGTCAATACGGTGCATTTGAGCGAATCCAGGACCCAGGAAGTGATGCGAAAGCTTAAAACCCAATGGCCATTAGCTATCCTTCCAGCGATATTAATTTCCCTGATGGTAGGGTGGTGGAATAAAATGAAAACCCGATTTAATCCCGAGCCTATCACCGAGCCGCAACCTTATCCCCCATTGGATATGAACCCTGCTGAAGTCGGTGCTTTTTTTGATCATATAGTCAACGATCGTGATGTGATCTCATTGTTGCCTTATTGGGCAGCCCAGGGTTTTATCAAAATGGAATATGATCAGCGCTCTGAGGATACTTATCTGATCAAACTTCAAAATCTGGATGAAAAACATACGGCCTACGAATACACTTTATTTAATAAAATTTTCGAGGGTAGGCTGAGTGTGAGCCTTTCTTCTCTGCGTAATAATTTTCATCAAACCCATGCTGCTGTCAAATCCATGATCAAACAAGAGATTATAGACAAAGAGCTCTATGATCCTGAGTATCGGCATTGGTTTAAATCCTGGAGATCCTGGATAGGGATTACTGCATTTATGGTGCTGGCGATCCTTTGTATGGCCTTGGGCTATTGGCTTGCTGGAATTTTCTTCATCATAGGATTTATTATTGGGATCATTTTAATCACCACAAGCCAGGTACTCTCCCAGCGAGGCCAACTCATGCATCAAAAACTCAAAGCCTTTTATGCTTTCCTCAAGGGGGATCAAAATCAATCTCTGGAATCCGTCATCAAGGATGACCCCAATTATTTTGACAAAGTATATCCTTATGCAGTGGCGTTAAAATTGGACAAATCTTTCATCACCAAGGTCAGACCATATATCCCACAAGCGCCTATTTGGTATGGATATTATGGTATGGGTATGGGCCAGCATCATCAAACCATGAATGATTTTGGAACCCACTTTGAGCCAAAAGAGATCAGCTCTGCATTTACCTCTTATCCACAACCTACAGTAGGATCTGGCGGCGGTAGTTTTGGAGGTGGCGGAGGTGGCTTTAGTGGTGGTGGATTTGGCGGTGGCGGCGGTAGCAGCTGGTAA
- a CDS encoding T9SS type A sorting domain-containing protein: MFYWKKYVSFNHIVLWIGVFLKVNTCYGQIAAKFPGDNNIASDPAVLFTEMCEQSDLNSFFSNWSSNSGVKSIALDPSTYPPGSPGHQSVRLFTTAGVLGQPGTVQTAILYKFFPGGVNDSIFARWYVKYNSSGTLHHSGPRLGGNNPPNAVNPNSPAGVRPSGSDFFYLGAETTQGKTSPVNQSTFDYYNYWMHMRGTTFFPGLYYGNSFVNDPAVSIDLNTWNCIEVRLKLNNPVSSFNGEITMWINGAKVSEIKTGTEGIWTEDNFIPQSGGTTFEGFQWRNDPNLKFNYFNLTHFVDHDQPGQVNSVNYDHIVVARKYIGPMQAANLPIISFTAAVRCDDQKTVLRWQASSSSGDNEFSVERSNDAKVWQTVHVSREIYAVAKVAEYLFVDPTSPLGRSYYRIKQTGPNAAVNYSKIISCLPCRTLSYYPNPAKDFIIFPVQTEQIIISDLMGREVCSSPSDTKRIDIRNLKNGIYLIQHGSEVYKLLVSH, encoded by the coding sequence ATGTTCTATTGGAAAAAATATGTCTCGTTTAACCATATTGTTCTATGGATAGGAGTGTTTTTAAAAGTAAACACATGCTATGGTCAGATAGCAGCAAAATTTCCTGGTGATAACAATATTGCCTCCGATCCTGCTGTGCTCTTTACCGAAATGTGTGAGCAATCTGACCTAAATAGCTTTTTTAGCAACTGGAGTTCGAATAGCGGCGTCAAATCCATTGCTTTGGACCCCTCAACTTATCCACCAGGCAGTCCCGGACATCAATCGGTACGGCTATTTACCACAGCGGGGGTATTGGGTCAACCGGGAACTGTCCAAACGGCCATCCTGTATAAATTTTTTCCGGGAGGGGTGAATGACTCCATTTTTGCCAGATGGTATGTAAAATATAATTCTTCGGGCACCCTACATCATTCCGGCCCAAGGCTTGGGGGCAATAATCCACCCAATGCAGTAAATCCAAATTCTCCTGCAGGGGTCAGACCCAGTGGATCCGACTTTTTTTACCTGGGTGCAGAAACGACTCAGGGCAAAACGAGCCCGGTTAATCAATCCACCTTCGATTATTATAACTACTGGATGCATATGCGGGGCACTACTTTTTTTCCGGGGCTGTATTATGGCAATAGTTTTGTCAACGATCCGGCCGTATCGATCGATCTGAACACCTGGAATTGCATCGAAGTGCGACTGAAATTAAATAATCCGGTTAGCAGCTTTAATGGGGAGATCACTATGTGGATCAACGGTGCCAAAGTATCAGAGATTAAAACAGGAACCGAAGGAATCTGGACGGAAGACAACTTTATACCACAATCTGGTGGTACCACTTTTGAAGGATTCCAATGGAGAAATGATCCAAATTTAAAATTCAATTACTTCAATTTAACTCATTTTGTGGATCATGATCAGCCTGGTCAAGTCAACAGTGTCAATTATGACCATATTGTGGTGGCCCGGAAGTATATCGGGCCCATGCAGGCTGCCAACTTACCCATAATATCCTTCACAGCAGCTGTGCGTTGTGATGATCAAAAAACGGTACTTCGCTGGCAGGCCTCGTCCTCATCTGGTGACAACGAGTTTTCAGTCGAACGGAGTAACGATGCCAAAGTCTGGCAGACCGTGCACGTAAGTCGCGAAATCTATGCAGTCGCCAAAGTCGCGGAGTACCTGTTTGTGGATCCAACATCCCCCCTTGGAAGGTCCTATTACCGGATCAAACAAACGGGACCTAATGCTGCTGTTAACTATTCTAAAATAATATCTTGCCTTCCCTGCCGTACTTTATCATATTATCCCAATCCGGCGAAAGACTTTATCATTTTCCCGGTTCAAACTGAACAAATAATCATCTCCGATCTCATGGGCAGGGAAGTATGTTCGAGCCCATCTGATACGAAAAGGATTGACATCAGGAATTTAAAAAATGGCATTTATTTGATTCAACACGGTTCGGAAGTGTATAAACTCCTGGTGAGTCATTAA